A genome region from Leptodactylus fuscus isolate aLepFus1 chromosome 6, aLepFus1.hap2, whole genome shotgun sequence includes the following:
- the LOC142209898 gene encoding chemerin-like receptor 1: MELSTLLPSSPNPLALQLEEEEEEYVPIEDLPSELETTLRYLSIIIYSIAFLLGTTGNGLVIWIAGFRMKRTVNTVWFLNLAIADFIFTFFLPLSIAYTALGFDWPFGTLLCKLNSTVAFLNLFASVFLLTIISADRCVSIVRPVWAQNHRTTRLAIAIAMAIWLLAFCLCSPYLAFRDTITDNETNVTHCYNNYAFSTDFDDLEVVALRSMRHQVMISVRFLFGFLLPFGLILVFYSLMALKLRRSHLSWSSRPFKVMATVVVAFFICWFPYHILSVLEVVMHHWDNKTLKSAVLIGSPLATSLAFFNSCLNPFLYVFLGRDFKESLRRSILLAFESAFSEEQGKNTYSQGKSRSVSDQESQLT; the protein is encoded by the coding sequence ATGGAGCTTTCTACTCTTCTTCCATCCTCGCCCAACCCTTTGGCGCTGCaactggaggaagaagaagaagagtatgTCCCCATAGAAGACCTCCCGTCAGAGCTGGAGACCACACTGCGGTATCTGTCCATTATCATCTACAGCATAGCCTTCCTCCTGGGAACCACGGGCAATGGCTTGGTGATCTGGATAGCCGGATTCAGGATGAAGAGGACGGTGAACACCGTGTGGTTTCTGAACCTCGCCATTGCCGATTTCATCTTCACCTTCTTCTTACCCTTGAGTATTGCGTACACGGCCCTTGGATTTGATTGGCCCTTTGGCACCTTACTATGTAAACTCAACAGCACCGTGGCTTTCTTGAACTTATTTGCCAGTGTCTTCCTCCTCACCATTATCAGCGCCGACCGTTGTGTCTCCATCGTAAGACCCGTATGGGCGCAAAACCACCGCACCACCAGACTAGCCATCGCCATTGCTATGGCCATTTGGTTACTTGCCTTTTGCCTCTGCTCACCCTACTTGGCCTTTAGAGACACCATAACAGACAATGAAACCAACGTGACCCATTGCTATAACAATTACGCCTTTTCCACTGACTTTGATGACTTGGAGGTGGTGGCCCTCAGGTCGATGAGACACCAGGTGATGATCTCCGTCCGGTTTCTTTTTGGTTTCTTGCTCCCTTTTGGGCTCATCTTAGTTTTTTATTCCTTGATGGCCCTGAAGTTGAGGAGGAGTCATCTCTCTTGGTCCAGCCGACCATTCAAGGTCATGGCCACTGTGGTGGTGGCTTTTTTTATTTGCTGGTTCCCCTATCACATCCTCTCAGTTTTGGAAGTCGTCATGCACCATTGGGACAACAAAACGCTAAAATCGGCGGTTCTTATCGGAAGTCCTTTAGCTACGAGCTTGGCTTTCTTCAACAGCTGCCTGAATCCCTTCCTCTATGTCTTCTTGGGGAGGGACTTCAAGGAATCTTTGCGGAGGTCCATCCTATTGGCCTTTGAAAGCGCATTTAGTGAAGAACAAGGTAAAAACACCTATAGCCAAGGGAAATCCCGATCGGTCTCTGACCAAGAGTCTCAATTAACATGA